The following coding sequences lie in one Liolophura sinensis isolate JHLJ2023 chromosome 4, CUHK_Ljap_v2, whole genome shotgun sequence genomic window:
- the LOC135464397 gene encoding uncharacterized protein LOC135464397: MNCKRKKQTVAEDISDAKTRKEDTRLYCLCKQLDDPDRTMIQCDFCDEWFHPACVDLEEGEVNDVGRWYCPPCTDVMAQNPSLSRKGFLGFQGRVAPKEGWGEEFLLEDIDESVIQVETKRHRVEGWNLFREGRVTRLSSNKNGNYVYFRSQCQASMRQLSYNVFICFKGSRRLKWSTCSCPAGIDGQCKHLVATLYCLIDLYRLGINKIPDAKTCTQKLQMWHVRKPVTDEPLLFSDINFVKHDPERPVKGDLGCSVKQHNPVPEFASTVTQKWWNNKRSPPSFNIFANVKSPINHEAITIFHPLRRRTSVMKSSSIGESDLDGPRFFNKSYGVPDDVFSVPT; this comes from the exons ATGAATtgcaaaagaaagaaacaaactgtgGCTGAAGATATCAGTGATGCAAAAACCAGAAAGGAGGACACTCGCctttattgtttatgtaaacaatTAGATGATCCTGATAGAACAATGATCCAGTGTGATTTTTGTGACGAATGGTTCCATCCTGCCTGTGTTGATCTGGAAGAGGGTGAAGTTAATGATGTTGGAAGATGGTACTGCCCACCATGTACAGATGTTATGGCACAAAATCCATCACTGTCGCGTAAAG GTTTTCTTGGGTTTCAAGGGAGAGTAGCACCGAAAGAGGGATGGGGAGAAGAATTTTTGTTGGAGGACATCGATGAGTCTGTCATTCAAGTAGAAACCAAAAGACATCGTGTTGAAGGCTGGAACCTGTTTCGAGAAGGTCGTGTTACTCGACTGAGCAGCAATAAAAACGGAAATTATGTATATTTCCGTAGTCAGTGTCAGGCATCCATGAGACAGCTGTCCTATAatgtgtttatctgtttcaaGGGCAGTCGAAGGCTTAAGTGGTCAACCTGTTCGTGCCCTGCTGGAATCGATGGCCAGTGTAAGCATCTTGTGGCAACTTTGTATTGTTTGATAGATCTGTACAGACTAGGGATAAACAAAATCCCAGATGCTAAGACATGCACACAAAAACTTCAAATGTGGCATGTCCGAAAACCTGTGACAGACGAACCACTGCTTTTTTCTGACATAAACTTTGTTAAGCATGACCCAGAGAGACCAGTAAAAGGGGACCTTGGTTGTAGTGTGAAGCAACATAATCCTGTACCTGAGTTTGCAAGCACTGTGACACAG AAATGGTGGAATAATAAGAGAAGCCCCCCTTCTTTCAACATCTTCGCGAATGTCAAATCCCCGATCAACCATGAGGCTATCACCATCTTCCA TCCTTTACGAAGACGCACTAGTGTTATGAAGAGCTCTTCCATTGGTGAGAGTGATCTAGATGGTCCACGTTTCTTTAATAAGTCATACGGTGTACCAGATGATGTGTTCTCTGTGCCcacataa